A genomic window from Lactobacillus sp. ESL0677 includes:
- a CDS encoding YlbG family protein, producing the protein MSINQDLQDTPVTERQGLIVYLDSVSNQYKLRHYGDIVYFSKKMCYCVLYTDQKEIDQVIQKLNSLDFVKKVEKSSEENLDLSSSHIEQQITEMAQAAEDKLLKEQEKLEHLS; encoded by the coding sequence ATGAGTATTAATCAGGACTTACAGGACACTCCTGTGACTGAGAGACAGGGCCTAATTGTCTACCTTGATTCGGTTAGTAACCAATACAAGTTACGGCATTATGGCGATATTGTCTATTTTTCTAAAAAAATGTGTTACTGCGTTTTATATACTGATCAAAAAGAAATTGATCAGGTAATCCAAAAGTTAAATTCACTCGATTTTGTTAAAAAAGTTGAAAAATCAAGTGAAGAAAATTTGGATTTATCAAGCAGTCATATTGAACAACAAATTACCGAGATGGCGCAAGCCGCAGAAGATAAACTATTAAAAGAACAAGAAAAATTGGAACATCTATCATGA
- the rsmD gene encoding 16S rRNA (guanine(966)-N(2))-methyltransferase RsmD, which translates to MRIISGKYAKRNLFTLKSQKTRPTSDKVKESLFNSLGQFFSGGQVLDLYGGSGALGIEAVSRGCDHATIVDINYAAVEIIRKNVALTKEENRFSVYKMSSSVALKKLAQDEKQFDLVFLDPPYAKQQIAKDMQKMAELDLLTPEALIVAETDDETSLGGIANFALIKEHHLGKTIVRFYRREE; encoded by the coding sequence ATGAGAATTATTTCTGGCAAATATGCTAAACGCAATTTATTTACGTTAAAAAGCCAAAAGACAAGACCAACGAGCGATAAGGTTAAGGAATCGTTGTTTAATAGCCTGGGGCAATTTTTCTCCGGTGGGCAAGTGCTTGACCTGTATGGCGGCAGTGGTGCCTTAGGAATTGAAGCAGTGTCACGGGGGTGTGACCATGCAACAATAGTTGATATTAATTACGCGGCTGTAGAAATTATTCGCAAAAATGTTGCGCTTACTAAGGAAGAAAATCGATTTTCGGTTTATAAAATGTCTAGTAGTGTTGCGCTTAAGAAATTGGCGCAGGATGAGAAGCAGTTTGACCTAGTGTTTTTAGATCCGCCATATGCTAAACAGCAAATTGCAAAAGATATGCAAAAGATGGCAGAACTAGACTTGTTAACACCAGAGGCATTAATTGTTGCAGAGACCGATGATGAGACTAGTTTAGGTGGCATTGCTAATTTTGCCTTAATTAAGGAGCATCATTTGGGCAAAACGATTGTCCGCTTTTATCGGAGGGAAGAGTAA
- the coaD gene encoding pantetheine-phosphate adenylyltransferase has translation MTAALFPGSFDPITNGHVGVIKQAAGMFDKLYVVVMTNMAKKYLFTVDERVAFAQDALKDCPNVEVLKRPEDLTVNVARELHAKAIVRGVRNSSDFLYEQEIAAMNKKMVPDVATVLLFTKPEDSFVASSIIKEVAHFHGDISAFLPKMAAEAVKQKLG, from the coding sequence ATGACAGCTGCATTGTTTCCGGGGAGTTTTGACCCAATTACCAATGGTCATGTTGGCGTTATCAAGCAGGCTGCGGGGATGTTTGATAAGCTGTACGTGGTGGTAATGACTAATATGGCCAAGAAATATTTGTTTACCGTTGATGAGCGGGTTGCTTTTGCTCAGGATGCGTTAAAAGACTGCCCTAATGTTGAGGTTTTAAAACGGCCAGAAGATTTAACAGTTAATGTTGCTCGTGAATTGCATGCAAAGGCAATTGTTCGCGGCGTGCGCAACAGTTCCGACTTTTTGTATGAGCAGGAAATCGCAGCGATGAATAAAAAAATGGTACCAGATGTGGCAACAGTTTTGTTATTTACTAAACCAGAAGATAGTTTTGTTGCCTCAAGTATTATCAAAGAAGTTGCCCATTTTCATGGCGATATTAGTGCTTTTCTGCCTAAAATGGCGGCTGAAGCTGTAAAACAAAAGTTGGGATAG
- a CDS encoding SepM family pheromone-processing serine protease — protein MTKEHQNPSQGKRRLRNWLFGIIFLVLVVVGLSWPTNYYLEMPGEAVSTGQFVKSSQHTPNNLYLVTVSETSQPATVLQYLWSYTQKYTTRIPSSELLGGQTNSQYQELQNWFMETSQQNAIYYAAKKAGLKPQLNYKGVYVMQVQKQSSFKDKLQVGDTVLGANGHRFKSTEEMMQYLQKRPLHSQVKIMVLREGKKQFFTGKIVKVAGTGKPGIGIQLVEHVQVTTKPRLTIDAGEIGGPSAGLMFTLTSYETFTGRQLAQGHKIAGTGTIAPSGKVGIIGGVDKKVVAADRVGAEIFFAPTDTTGVKKSASNYVVAKKTARAIHSKMKIVPVKTFTDALNYLKQHY, from the coding sequence ATGACAAAAGAGCATCAAAATCCGTCACAAGGCAAAAGAAGACTACGCAACTGGCTATTTGGAATTATTTTTCTCGTGTTAGTAGTTGTTGGTCTAAGTTGGCCAACTAATTATTACCTAGAAATGCCGGGCGAAGCTGTTTCTACCGGTCAATTTGTGAAAAGTAGTCAACATACACCCAATAATTTATATTTAGTAACAGTGAGTGAAACCAGTCAGCCAGCAACGGTGTTGCAATATTTATGGAGCTATACGCAAAAATATACAACGCGAATACCGAGTTCTGAATTACTTGGCGGGCAAACCAATAGCCAATATCAAGAATTGCAGAATTGGTTTATGGAAACCAGCCAGCAAAATGCAATTTACTATGCTGCCAAAAAAGCTGGTCTAAAGCCGCAACTTAATTACAAGGGCGTCTATGTGATGCAAGTTCAGAAACAGTCGAGTTTTAAGGATAAATTGCAGGTTGGCGATACTGTTCTTGGGGCTAATGGTCACCGCTTTAAATCAACCGAAGAAATGATGCAGTATCTGCAAAAGCGGCCGCTTCACTCGCAGGTTAAAATTATGGTGCTGCGTGAAGGTAAAAAGCAGTTTTTTACCGGTAAGATTGTGAAAGTGGCAGGGACTGGTAAGCCTGGAATTGGCATTCAGCTAGTTGAACATGTTCAGGTAACCACTAAACCGCGATTGACAATTGACGCAGGTGAAATCGGTGGCCCGTCGGCTGGTCTGATGTTTACGTTAACCAGTTATGAAACTTTTACGGGCCGTCAACTGGCTCAAGGACATAAGATTGCTGGTACTGGGACAATTGCACCCAGTGGTAAGGTAGGCATTATTGGCGGGGTTGATAAGAAGGTTGTCGCCGCCGATAGAGTTGGTGCCGAAATCTTTTTTGCGCCGACCGATACAACTGGTGTTAAAAAGTCAGCTAGCAATTATGTAGTTGCTAAGAAGACAGCACGCGCAATTCATTCAAAGATGAAAATTGTTCCCGTTAAGACCTTTACTGATGCACTCAATTATTTAAAACAACATTATTAA
- a CDS encoding helix-hairpin-helix domain-containing protein has protein sequence MNWEQIKDFILEHKQYFLVGLVVIGIALWTYQGSGQNNTATEFTEDSQTEQKSASVKSAAKDVNKTSAQEEPAKPKNVTCDISGAVRHQGVYTLKAGARMQELIEAAGGAASNAQLKQVNRALILQDQDKVHIPYRGEKIKADEIVVSIGGSSAAATTSDDSGSSTTSDKSGAKVNLNTADAQGLQQLNGIGEKKAEQIIAYRQKNGNFKKIEDLKQVSGIGDKTFAALKDQLAV, from the coding sequence GTGAATTGGGAACAAATTAAAGATTTTATTTTGGAACATAAACAGTATTTTTTGGTTGGATTAGTTGTTATTGGGATTGCTCTTTGGACTTATCAAGGAAGTGGTCAAAATAATACGGCTACCGAATTTACTGAAGATTCGCAAACAGAGCAAAAAAGCGCATCAGTTAAAAGTGCAGCTAAGGATGTTAATAAAACCAGCGCACAGGAGGAGCCAGCGAAACCGAAAAATGTCACTTGTGATATTTCTGGAGCTGTTAGACATCAAGGTGTCTATACCTTAAAGGCTGGTGCAAGAATGCAAGAACTGATTGAAGCTGCTGGCGGGGCTGCTAGTAACGCACAATTAAAGCAGGTCAATCGCGCGTTAATCTTGCAAGATCAGGATAAGGTTCATATTCCATATCGGGGTGAAAAAATTAAGGCTGATGAAATTGTAGTATCAATTGGTGGCAGTTCTGCAGCAGCCACTACTTCAGATGATTCTGGCAGTTCAACTACTTCTGATAAGTCTGGAGCCAAAGTTAATTTGAATACAGCAGATGCCCAAGGACTGCAGCAGCTTAACGGTATTGGTGAGAAAAAGGCGGAGCAGATAATTGCTTACCGTCAAAAAAATGGTAATTTTAAAAAGATTGAAGATTTAAAGCAGGTTTCAGGAATTGGCGACAAAACTTTTGCGGCGCTCAAAGACCAACTGGCAGTCTGA
- a CDS encoding DNA internalization-related competence protein ComEC/Rec2: MRRSKTNWQSELLTPGFFLLTALLGVDLSFGFYQSRGFLQQLTWILLACYLGLLLLQKFGTLKWVVVILLVVGMIDAFLHNSKTNFVLTEDAVIKIYPDQVKVDDDWLSGIGSAKTGKVLVSGTITNQQIKQLNQGQPVYLSSLVGEVKPITPATNYGQFDSRQYYAGKNIWQQVKFKSCRMQTKTGNLSDYFHYLRFELQSYFRKMPRILGFFSSELLLGENPNQDNQQILDNYRDLGVIHILSISGLHVGIYALLISTLCYYLKFTEEETFVCCLVILLGWVFLSNGQAGFVRASLTYLLGKFFSFKGWQIKHFDLLGLTCLVHLLVNPRLMMGVSAILTYTLALGLEMTDKMTDFKQSAMLNLLLTPLLLVYFFQFNLLTVLFNMLIVPYFNWVVMPLTFINLVVFSWQPNISKIFEAALNYGEQLIGKLSATKIGLLTFGKINWWQCLFLLVLTAIILANVNEKVRMLGRNRKLAAGLGLTYLVILITIHFPLTGQVTFIDVGQGDSILITTPLWRHVYMIDVGGKLNFGGKKLTPQVNKITIPLLKAEGISQIDGLFVSHQDADHVGDLGPFLEQMKVKKLYMAQGLINNPSFQKRISGRIAKNQIVQLLAGMTVPGPLPFHVVYPFKPGLGTNDDSLSLTFTLADKRWLFTGDLGQRGEQEIMAKYGLHADYFKLGHHGSKTASNPEFLQKLHPAMVFISAGRDNRFGHPHPETLATLEAQHIPWASTQDCGMITWTYGKLIKPKLTRFIPVNNK; the protein is encoded by the coding sequence TTGCGGCGCTCAAAGACCAACTGGCAGTCTGAATTATTAACACCCGGATTTTTCTTATTAACGGCGCTGCTGGGTGTTGACCTAAGTTTTGGATTTTACCAAAGTCGCGGCTTCTTACAGCAATTAACCTGGATATTATTAGCGTGCTACTTGGGTTTACTACTTTTGCAAAAATTCGGTACCTTAAAGTGGGTAGTTGTTATCTTGCTAGTAGTAGGAATGATTGATGCTTTTTTACATAATTCTAAAACTAATTTTGTTTTAACCGAAGATGCAGTAATTAAAATCTATCCGGATCAAGTTAAGGTTGATGATGATTGGCTATCTGGAATTGGTAGTGCCAAAACTGGTAAAGTTTTAGTCTCGGGAACGATAACTAACCAGCAGATTAAGCAACTTAATCAAGGCCAGCCCGTTTACTTGTCAAGCTTAGTAGGTGAAGTTAAGCCAATTACGCCAGCAACTAATTACGGCCAATTTGATTCACGTCAGTATTATGCCGGCAAAAATATTTGGCAGCAAGTTAAATTTAAAAGTTGCCGGATGCAAACTAAGACTGGCAATTTGAGCGATTATTTTCATTATCTAAGGTTTGAATTACAATCTTATTTTCGCAAAATGCCACGTATTTTGGGCTTTTTCAGTAGCGAATTACTCTTAGGAGAAAATCCAAATCAGGATAACCAGCAAATCTTAGATAATTATCGTGACCTCGGTGTCATCCATATTTTAAGTATTTCGGGATTGCACGTTGGAATCTATGCGTTGCTAATCAGTACTTTATGTTACTACCTGAAATTTACTGAAGAAGAAACTTTCGTCTGCTGCTTGGTTATCTTATTAGGTTGGGTGTTTTTAAGTAATGGTCAGGCAGGCTTTGTGCGTGCTAGTTTAACTTATCTCTTAGGGAAATTTTTCAGTTTTAAAGGTTGGCAAATAAAGCATTTTGATTTATTAGGCTTAACTTGTTTAGTACATTTGCTAGTCAATCCCCGTTTAATGATGGGAGTTAGCGCTATTTTAACTTATACATTAGCGCTCGGCTTAGAAATGACCGATAAAATGACCGATTTCAAACAGTCGGCCATGCTTAACTTACTATTAACCCCATTGTTATTAGTTTATTTCTTTCAATTTAACTTGTTGACGGTTCTGTTTAATATGTTAATCGTGCCGTACTTCAACTGGGTGGTAATGCCGCTAACCTTTATTAATTTGGTGGTATTTAGCTGGCAGCCTAATATATCCAAAATATTTGAAGCTGCTTTAAATTATGGCGAGCAATTAATCGGTAAATTATCAGCAACTAAGATAGGACTATTAACTTTTGGTAAGATTAACTGGTGGCAATGCTTGTTTTTGCTAGTGCTAACGGCAATAATATTGGCCAATGTCAATGAAAAAGTTAGAATGCTTGGGCGCAATCGTAAACTAGCTGCTGGTCTTGGTTTAACCTATTTGGTTATCTTAATTACGATTCATTTTCCGCTTACTGGTCAAGTAACTTTCATTGATGTTGGTCAAGGTGACAGCATTTTGATTACAACGCCACTTTGGCGTCACGTCTATATGATTGATGTTGGTGGTAAGCTGAATTTTGGCGGTAAAAAATTAACGCCGCAAGTCAATAAAATAACTATTCCGCTTTTGAAAGCTGAGGGCATTAGTCAAATCGACGGGCTCTTTGTTTCGCATCAAGACGCGGACCACGTTGGCGATTTAGGACCTTTTCTGGAACAAATGAAAGTTAAAAAGTTGTATATGGCACAAGGATTGATCAATAATCCATCTTTTCAAAAGCGGATTAGCGGTAGAATTGCTAAAAACCAGATTGTTCAATTGCTGGCAGGGATGACTGTTCCAGGGCCGTTACCGTTTCATGTTGTTTATCCCTTTAAGCCGGGACTAGGAACCAATGATGATTCCTTATCTTTGACTTTTACATTGGCAGATAAGAGATGGCTCTTCACTGGCGACTTGGGTCAGAGGGGTGAGCAGGAAATTATGGCGAAATACGGGCTGCATGCTGATTATTTTAAATTAGGACATCATGGTAGTAAGACTGCCTCAAATCCAGAATTTCTACAAAAATTGCACCCAGCAATGGTCTTTATTTCTGCTGGTCGTGATAATCGTTTTGGCCATCCACATCCAGAGACGTTGGCGACGTTAGAGGCGCAACATATACCGTGGGCTTCAACCCAAGACTGTGGTATGATTACATGGACTTATGGCAAACTAATCAAGCCTAAATTAACACGTTTTATCCCGGTGAATAACAAATGA
- the holA gene encoding DNA polymerase III subunit delta has protein sequence MTLLSLFKNSNNSNSQTLILGEDSFLNDYLARSYTHEERFSDLERISIDCESDGLDELIANLTESSLFSQQKIITVKNPFFLTAKVPKKMQKQLEQLQKIFSNLQQLDDIVVLVASYEKVDRRKKLTKTVLQQCNVVETKVKTYEVGAITKALIAAEGYQISRTGLQLLLQRSDQVLDTILGNYNKLKMIAVDGKITEQAIEQNVDLSFAQNVFAILEAALKRNYQEAISRLDNQLREGSNPIQLLAVFENQLELILAAKILQKRGRNESQIVKELGVHPYRVKLALSNRLALKKLLNLLEEVIKLDFNYKNGQYREDNFLKLFILNV, from the coding sequence ATGACATTACTTTCCTTATTTAAAAATTCCAATAATAGTAATTCCCAAACATTAATTTTGGGTGAAGATAGCTTTTTAAATGATTATTTAGCTCGTTCTTATACGCATGAAGAACGGTTTAGTGACCTTGAGCGAATCAGCATTGATTGTGAAAGCGATGGCCTTGATGAATTGATTGCGAACTTAACCGAATCAAGTTTATTTAGCCAGCAAAAAATTATCACAGTTAAAAATCCGTTTTTCTTAACGGCTAAAGTTCCTAAAAAAATGCAAAAGCAGTTGGAGCAACTGCAGAAAATTTTCTCTAACTTGCAGCAGCTGGATGACATTGTTGTCTTAGTGGCTTCCTATGAGAAAGTTGACCGCCGAAAGAAATTAACTAAAACTGTTTTACAGCAGTGCAATGTCGTTGAAACCAAGGTGAAAACCTACGAAGTTGGTGCGATAACTAAGGCGTTGATTGCCGCAGAAGGCTATCAAATTTCGCGTACTGGACTGCAGCTATTGCTGCAGCGTAGTGACCAGGTGCTTGACACCATTTTAGGCAATTATAATAAGCTGAAAATGATTGCAGTTGATGGCAAAATCACTGAACAAGCAATTGAGCAAAATGTTGACTTGTCATTTGCTCAAAATGTTTTCGCTATTTTAGAAGCAGCACTAAAGCGTAACTATCAAGAGGCAATTAGTCGACTTGACAATCAATTGCGCGAAGGTAGTAATCCAATTCAGTTGTTAGCTGTTTTTGAAAATCAGTTGGAATTAATTTTAGCGGCAAAAATTTTACAAAAGCGGGGGAGAAATGAGTCACAAATTGTTAAGGAGCTAGGCGTTCATCCTTACCGGGTAAAATTGGCGCTGAGTAATCGTTTAGCGCTTAAAAAATTACTGAACTTACTTGAAGAGGTAATTAAGCTAGACTTTAATTACAAAAACGGTCAGTATCGTGAAGACAACTTTCTAAAATTATTTATTTTGAATGTATAA
- the rpsT gene encoding 30S ribosomal protein S20 has protein sequence MPQIKSAIKRVKTQDAARKRNAAQMNQLRTAVKKFKTAQAAGAEDASELHIAAARALDKAASKGLIHKNKASRDKSRLAKLAK, from the coding sequence ATGCCACAAATCAAATCAGCTATCAAACGTGTTAAAACTCAAGATGCTGCAAGAAAGCGTAACGCCGCTCAAATGAACCAGTTAAGAACTGCTGTTAAGAAGTTCAAGACTGCTCAAGCAGCCGGTGCTGAAGACGCCTCCGAATTACACATTGCTGCTGCTCGTGCTTTGGACAAGGCCGCTTCAAAGGGTCTTATTCATAAGAACAAGGCTAGCCGTGATAAGAGTCGTTTGGCTAAATTGGCTAAGTAG
- the rpsO gene encoding 30S ribosomal protein S15, whose amino-acid sequence MAISKAEKDEIIKKYATHEGDTGSTEVQVAILTTDINNLTEHMKSHSHDHHSYVGLLKKIGHRRNLLRYLQDNDINRYRELIKKLGLRR is encoded by the coding sequence ATGGCAATTTCAAAAGCTGAAAAAGACGAAATCATTAAGAAGTATGCAACTCACGAAGGCGATACTGGCTCAACTGAGGTTCAAGTTGCTATCTTGACAACAGATATCAATAACTTGACTGAACACATGAAGAGTCACTCACATGATCACCACTCTTACGTTGGTTTACTGAAGAAGATTGGTCACCGTCGTAACTTACTTCGTTACTTACAAGATAACGATATTAATCGTTACCGTGAATTAATCAAGAAGTTAGGTTTACGTCGTTAA
- a CDS encoding ribonuclease J: MADQVKIMILSGVREQGKDMFAVQVNDEIFVLDAGLKYPDSSLFGIDLVIPDLDFFEQYGDQVVGIFLTHGHADSIGALPYILRDYDIPVFGSQLTIELAKIKVKRVNKRCKNSLFHTIDAETEIDFKNANISFFHTTHSIPDSLGIDVHTPAGEVVYTGDFKFDPSAAPNYRTDMDRLAEISQKGVLALLSDSSNAEASFPNNSEQSIGDYVTNVFRNTEGRIIVAAKASNIIRMQEVFNAAQQTGRRVLLTGRDVAKITRTAMELGYLKVPKGLLMRVKDLKTTPENKTVIVETGQTGEPLNSLQKMAQNRHSMITIHKGDLVFISTTPSHSVETRLAQTSDMVYHAGGTVIQLGHAKHTSGHATGRDLQLMIDTLKPQFLIPVIGEYRLLEVHKDLATKTGMKPENIFVTKNGDCLNYDFKQKKLYLTDPVPGEDTMIDGSGIGDVGNIVLRDREVLSDDGIFIAVVTIDRRKKKIIAEPQVTSRGFVYIKANHKLMHDSIELIKETINNNFAHKKFDWTEIKQDVRNDLEKFLYKQTNRRPVVLPVVMEVNQNRHRAMQKRNADRQMSPKQRFNQKPEQKD, translated from the coding sequence ATGGCTGATCAAGTTAAAATAATGATTTTGAGCGGCGTACGCGAACAAGGAAAAGACATGTTTGCCGTTCAAGTCAATGATGAAATTTTTGTCCTTGATGCAGGATTGAAGTATCCTGATAGTTCTTTGTTTGGAATCGATTTGGTTATTCCCGATCTTGATTTCTTTGAGCAATATGGCGATCAGGTTGTCGGCATCTTTTTGACGCACGGACACGCCGATTCTATCGGTGCCTTACCATATATCTTGCGAGATTATGATATCCCAGTATTTGGGTCACAATTAACAATTGAGCTGGCTAAGATCAAGGTTAAGCGGGTTAATAAGCGCTGTAAAAACAGCTTATTCCATACAATTGATGCGGAAACCGAAATTGATTTTAAGAACGCTAATATTTCGTTCTTCCATACAACACATTCAATTCCAGATTCATTGGGAATTGATGTTCATACACCAGCTGGTGAAGTTGTCTACACGGGGGACTTTAAGTTTGACCCATCGGCAGCACCAAATTATCGCACTGATATGGATCGACTTGCCGAAATTTCGCAAAAGGGAGTTTTAGCGCTTTTAAGTGATTCTTCAAATGCAGAAGCATCATTTCCAAATAATTCTGAGCAGAGCATTGGCGACTATGTTACCAATGTTTTCCGCAATACCGAAGGGCGCATTATTGTTGCTGCCAAAGCATCGAACATTATTAGAATGCAGGAAGTATTTAATGCCGCTCAGCAAACGGGTAGACGCGTTTTATTAACGGGTCGTGATGTCGCTAAAATTACGCGAACAGCAATGGAATTAGGTTACTTAAAGGTGCCTAAAGGCTTATTAATGCGAGTTAAAGACCTTAAGACAACGCCTGAAAATAAGACGGTAATTGTAGAAACCGGACAAACGGGCGAACCACTTAATTCTTTACAAAAAATGGCACAAAACCGGCATAGCATGATTACCATCCACAAGGGCGATTTAGTCTTTATCTCGACAACACCGTCACATTCAGTCGAAACACGGCTCGCACAAACAAGTGATATGGTTTACCATGCTGGCGGCACTGTTATCCAATTAGGGCATGCTAAACATACCAGTGGCCATGCGACAGGTCGCGATTTACAATTGATGATTGACACATTAAAGCCGCAATTCTTGATTCCTGTTATTGGTGAATATCGTTTGCTTGAAGTGCATAAGGATTTAGCAACCAAAACTGGTATGAAACCAGAAAATATTTTTGTTACCAAAAATGGTGACTGCTTGAATTATGACTTTAAACAAAAGAAGTTGTACTTAACAGATCCAGTGCCTGGTGAGGATACGATGATTGATGGCTCAGGTATTGGGGATGTCGGCAATATCGTTTTACGTGATCGTGAAGTATTGTCTGATGACGGCATTTTTATTGCCGTTGTGACAATTGATCGCCGCAAGAAGAAGATCATTGCAGAGCCGCAGGTCACTAGCCGCGGGTTTGTCTACATTAAGGCTAATCATAAGCTGATGCATGATAGTATTGAGTTAATTAAGGAAACCATCAATAATAATTTTGCCCATAAAAAATTTGATTGGACAGAGATTAAACAAGATGTACGTAATGATCTTGAGAAGTTTTTATACAAGCAAACTAATCGTCGGCCCGTAGTCTTACCAGTTGTGATGGAAGTCAATCAAAATCGCCACCGTGCAATGCAGAAGCGTAATGCTGACCGGCAAATGTCACCTAAGCAAAGGTTCAACCAAAAACCTGAACAGAAGGACTAA
- a CDS encoding tetratricopeptide repeat protein yields MTSLSQQNLLNLAQKSEANGDFEQAVQYLEEALRGGRTTELVIRLCDLYLKNGQEYAAFALIKEEPDLFSEQDVFAEYSKILQANHFLIEALEVQNLSKKSVQIKVSPITLAEQQEVMRQFRQKKHITQFDYEQLFKLDLSNFVNFAQSLLLDPSLNFAVRIALCEDLVRLGVKGKMRVLVLGQSEDFIPQDTELLEKGTVYREIISAIGSRYYHRPSQLPTVLGEVNLILGSLYPKLAKYVDEPDSFASDLASYIEKHDGRGHHKLFEQIYANLPK; encoded by the coding sequence ATGACTTCATTAAGTCAACAGAATTTACTTAATTTAGCACAAAAAAGCGAAGCAAATGGTGATTTTGAACAAGCTGTTCAATACTTGGAAGAGGCTTTACGGGGCGGTCGCACGACTGAATTAGTGATTAGGCTTTGCGACTTATATTTAAAGAATGGACAAGAATATGCTGCTTTTGCGTTGATTAAAGAAGAGCCTGATCTTTTTTCGGAGCAGGATGTTTTTGCTGAATACAGTAAAATTTTGCAGGCTAATCATTTTTTGATTGAAGCTCTTGAAGTACAAAATTTAAGTAAAAAAAGTGTGCAAATTAAAGTTTCGCCAATTACTTTAGCCGAGCAACAAGAAGTTATGCGGCAGTTTAGGCAGAAAAAACACATTACGCAATTTGATTATGAGCAGTTATTTAAATTAGATTTATCTAATTTTGTTAATTTTGCTCAAAGTCTTTTGCTGGATCCAAGCCTAAATTTTGCGGTGCGGATTGCTTTGTGCGAAGATTTAGTTCGTCTTGGCGTTAAGGGTAAAATGCGCGTTTTGGTGTTAGGTCAAAGTGAAGATTTTATCCCTCAAGATACTGAATTATTGGAAAAAGGCACGGTTTACCGCGAAATTATTTCGGCAATTGGGTCGCGATATTATCACCGTCCAAGTCAATTACCGACAGTTTTAGGTGAAGTAAACTTGATTTTAGGCAGTCTTTATCCTAAACTAGCTAAGTACGTTGATGAGCCGGACAGTTTTGCCAGTGACCTTGCTTCGTATATTGAAAAGCACGATGGACGAGGTCACCACAAGCTGTTTGAGCAAATTTATGCTAATTTACCTAAATAA